A portion of the Bacteroides faecium genome contains these proteins:
- a CDS encoding L-rhamnose isomerase, whose amino-acid sequence MKKEELIQKAYEIAVERYAAVGVDTEQVLKTMQDFHLSLHCWQADDVAGFEVQAGSLTGGIQATGNYPGKARNIDELRADILKAASYIPGTHRLNLHEIYGDFQGKVVDRDQVEPEHFKSWIEWGKEHNMKLDFNSTSFSHPKSGDLSLSNPDEGIRQFWIEHTKRCRAVAEEMGKAQGDPCIMNLWVHDGSKDITVNRMKYRALLKDSLDQIFATEYKNMKDCIESKVFGIGLESYTVGSNDFYIGYGASRNKMITLDTGHFHPTESVADKVSSLLLYVPELMLHVSRPVRWDSDHVTIMDDPTMELFSEIVRCGALDRVHYGLDYFDASINRIGAYVIGSRAAQKCMTRALLEPIAKLREYEANGQGFQRLALLEEEKALPWNAVWDMFCLKNNVPVGEDFIAEIEKYEAEVTSKR is encoded by the coding sequence ATGAAAAAAGAAGAACTGATTCAGAAAGCGTATGAGATTGCTGTGGAACGTTATGCAGCAGTAGGTGTGGACACCGAACAAGTATTGAAGACTATGCAGGATTTTCATCTGTCACTCCACTGCTGGCAGGCTGACGACGTAGCAGGATTCGAAGTGCAGGCCGGCTCATTGACTGGCGGTATCCAGGCTACCGGCAACTATCCGGGCAAAGCCCGCAACATCGACGAACTGCGTGCCGACATCTTGAAAGCCGCTTCTTATATCCCGGGTACTCACCGTCTGAATCTGCATGAAATCTATGGTGATTTCCAGGGCAAAGTAGTAGACCGTGACCAGGTAGAACCGGAGCATTTCAAGAGCTGGATAGAATGGGGTAAAGAGCATAACATGAAACTTGATTTCAACTCCACTTCTTTCTCGCATCCGAAGTCAGGTGATTTGTCTCTTTCTAATCCGGACGAAGGTATCCGCCAGTTCTGGATTGAGCATACAAAACGTTGCCGTGCAGTTGCCGAAGAAATGGGTAAGGCACAGGGCGACCCGTGTATCATGAATCTTTGGGTACACGACGGAAGCAAAGATATCACAGTGAACCGCATGAAATATCGTGCATTGTTGAAAGATTCTCTGGACCAGATTTTCGCTACCGAATATAAGAATATGAAGGACTGTATCGAATCTAAAGTGTTCGGTATCGGTCTGGAAAGCTACACGGTAGGTTCTAATGACTTCTATATCGGTTATGGCGCTTCACGCAACAAGATGATTACGCTGGATACCGGTCACTTCCACCCGACGGAAAGTGTGGCTGACAAAGTATCTTCACTGTTGCTTTATGTTCCCGAACTGATGTTGCACGTAAGCCGTCCGGTTCGTTGGGATTCCGACCACGTTACTATCATGGACGATCCGACTATGGAACTGTTCAGCGAAATCGTTCGTTGTGGCGCATTAGACCGCGTACACTATGGTCTTGACTATTTCGACGCTTCTATCAACCGTATCGGCGCTTACGTAATCGGTAGCCGTGCCGCACAGAAATGTATGACTCGCGCCCTGCTTGAACCGATTGCCAAATTGCGTGAATACGAAGCCAACGGACAGGGATTCCAGCGTCTGGCTCTGCTCGAAGAAGAAAAAGCGCTTCCTTGGAATGCTGTATGGGATATGTTCTGCTTGAAGAACAATGTTCCGGTAGGCGAAGATTTCATTGCGGAAATCGAAAAGTACGAAGCCGAAGTAACTTCTAAACGATAA
- the rhaT gene encoding L-rhamnose/proton symporter RhaT — protein MEILIGLLIIAIGSFCQSSSYVPIKKVKEWSWESFWLIQGVFAWLVFPFLGSLLGVPQGGSLLDLWGAGGAGMSIFYGVLWGVGGLTFGLSMRYLGVALGQSISLGTCAGFGTLLPALFAGTNLLAGNGLILLLGVCITLAGIAVIGYAGSLRAQNMSEEEKRAAVKDFALTKGLLVALLAGVMSACFALGLDAGTPIKEAALAGGVEGLYAGLPVIFLVTFGGFLTNAVYCLQQNVANKSMGDYAKGKVWGNNLVFCALAGVLWYMQFFGLEMGKSFLTESPVLLAFSWCILMALNVTFSNVWGIILKEWKGVSTKTITVLICGLVVLIFSLVFPNLF, from the coding sequence ATGGAGATTTTAATCGGCTTGTTGATTATAGCCATCGGTAGCTTTTGCCAGTCCAGTTCCTATGTACCTATTAAAAAGGTAAAGGAATGGAGCTGGGAAAGCTTCTGGTTGATACAAGGTGTATTTGCCTGGTTAGTGTTCCCGTTTCTGGGTTCACTGCTGGGTGTACCCCAAGGGGGCAGTCTGCTCGACTTGTGGGGAGCGGGTGGTGCTGGAATGAGCATCTTTTATGGTGTATTGTGGGGAGTAGGCGGTTTGACCTTCGGGCTTTCCATGCGCTATCTGGGTGTTGCGCTGGGACAGAGTATCTCACTGGGTACTTGTGCCGGTTTCGGAACACTTCTTCCGGCTCTTTTCGCAGGAACGAATTTGTTGGCAGGCAACGGACTGATTCTTCTATTGGGTGTTTGCATTACGCTGGCAGGTATTGCCGTTATCGGTTATGCCGGCAGCCTGCGTGCGCAAAACATGAGTGAAGAGGAAAAGCGTGCTGCCGTGAAAGACTTTGCTTTAACAAAAGGTTTGCTTGTAGCATTGTTGGCGGGTGTGATGAGCGCCTGTTTCGCTTTAGGACTGGATGCCGGAACGCCTATCAAGGAAGCAGCTTTGGCAGGTGGCGTTGAAGGACTTTATGCAGGTCTTCCTGTTATCTTCCTGGTTACGTTCGGTGGATTCCTGACGAATGCAGTGTACTGTCTGCAACAGAATGTGGCTAATAAGTCTATGGGTGACTATGCTAAAGGAAAAGTATGGGGCAATAATCTGGTGTTCTGCGCATTGGCAGGCGTACTGTGGTATATGCAGTTCTTCGGACTGGAAATGGGCAAGAGCTTCCTTACGGAAAGTCCCGTATTGCTGGCTTTCTCCTGGTGTATCCTGATGGCATTGAATGTGACCTTCAGTAATGTTTGGGGAATTATCCTGAAAGAATGGAAGGGAGTATCTACCAAGACTATCACTGTACTAATCTGCGGATTGGTAGTGTTGATTTTCTCGCTGGTGTTCCCGAATTTGTTTTAA
- the rhaD gene encoding rhamnulose-1-phosphate aldolase, whose amino-acid sequence MKSILENRPALAREVNKVAEVAGYLWQKGWAERNGGNITVNITEFVDDEIRQMQPISEVKQIGVTLPYLKGCYFYCKGTNKRMRDLARWPMENGSVIRILDDCASYVIIADEAVAPTSELPSHLSVHNDLLSKNSPYKASVHTHPIELIAMTHCPKFLEKDVATNLLWSMIPETKAFCPRGLGIIPYKLPSSVELAEATIKELQDYDVVMWEKHGVFAVDCDVMQAFDQIDVLNKSALIYIAAKNMGFEPDGMSQEQMKEMSVAFNLPK is encoded by the coding sequence ATGAAATCAATTTTAGAAAATCGTCCGGCACTGGCCAGGGAAGTAAACAAGGTAGCGGAAGTTGCCGGATACTTGTGGCAGAAAGGATGGGCTGAACGTAACGGTGGTAATATCACTGTTAATATCACAGAGTTTGTAGACGATGAAATCCGTCAGATGCAGCCGATTAGCGAAGTAAAACAGATTGGTGTCACATTGCCTTACCTGAAAGGATGCTACTTTTACTGCAAGGGAACCAACAAACGTATGCGTGATTTAGCCCGCTGGCCGATGGAGAATGGTTCGGTAATCCGAATTTTGGATGACTGTGCCAGCTACGTAATTATTGCTGATGAAGCGGTGGCTCCGACATCGGAATTGCCGTCTCACCTGAGCGTACATAATGACCTGTTGAGTAAGAACTCTCCTTATAAAGCATCCGTGCATACTCACCCGATTGAGTTGATTGCTATGACGCATTGCCCGAAATTCCTGGAAAAAGATGTGGCTACCAATCTATTGTGGAGCATGATTCCCGAAACAAAGGCATTCTGCCCGCGTGGTCTGGGTATCATTCCTTATAAATTGCCTAGTTCGGTAGAACTGGCGGAAGCTACTATCAAGGAATTGCAGGACTATGATGTCGTGATGTGGGAGAAACACGGCGTATTCGCAGTAGACTGTGACGTGATGCAGGCATTCGACCAGATTGATGTGTTGAATAAATCCGCTTTAATCTATATCGCAGCCAAGAATATGGGCTTCGAACCGGATGGCATGAGCCAGGAGCAGATGAAAGAAATGTCAGTTGCTTTCAATCTTCCTAAATAA
- the fucO gene encoding lactaldehyde reductase, with protein sequence MNRIILNETSYFGAGCRSVIAVEAARRGFKKAFFVTDKDLIKFGVAAEIIKVFDENKIPYELYSDVKANPTIANVQNGVAAYKASGADFIVALGGGSSIDTAKGIGIVVNNPDFADVKSLEGVADTKHKAVPTFALPTTAGTAAEVTINYVIIDEDARKKMVCVDPNDIPAVAIVDPELMYSMPKGLTAATGMDALTHAIESYITPGAWAMSDMFELKAIEMIAQNLKAAVDNGKDVVAREAMSQAQYIAGMGFSNVGLGIVHSMAHPLGAFYDTPHGVANALLLPYVMEYNAESPAAPKYINIAKAMGVDTAEMSEAEGVKAAIEAVKALSLSIGIPQKLHEINVKEEDIPALAVAAFNDVCTGGNPRPTSVEDIEALYHKAF encoded by the coding sequence ATGAATCGCATTATTTTAAATGAGACTTCTTATTTCGGTGCCGGATGCCGGAGTGTAATTGCTGTGGAAGCAGCAAGACGTGGCTTTAAGAAAGCCTTTTTTGTAACGGATAAGGACCTTATCAAGTTTGGTGTGGCTGCCGAAATCATTAAAGTCTTTGATGAAAATAAAATTCCTTACGAACTTTACAGTGATGTAAAAGCCAATCCTACTATCGCCAATGTACAAAACGGTGTGGCTGCCTACAAGGCTTCCGGTGCTGATTTTATCGTTGCTTTGGGTGGCGGTTCTTCTATTGATACAGCCAAAGGTATCGGTATCGTTGTGAACAACCCGGATTTTGCTGACGTGAAATCTCTGGAAGGTGTAGCGGATACCAAACACAAGGCCGTGCCTACCTTCGCATTGCCTACTACTGCCGGAACGGCTGCCGAAGTGACTATCAATTACGTGATTATTGACGAGGACGCACGTAAAAAGATGGTTTGCGTAGACCCGAACGATATTCCTGCCGTGGCTATCGTAGACCCCGAACTGATGTATTCTATGCCGAAAGGGCTGACCGCCGCTACGGGTATGGACGCTTTGACGCACGCTATCGAAAGTTATATTACTCCGGGTGCCTGGGCTATGAGCGATATGTTCGAACTGAAAGCTATCGAAATGATTGCACAGAACTTGAAAGCGGCTGTGGATAACGGCAAAGATGTAGTTGCCCGCGAAGCCATGTCTCAGGCACAATACATTGCCGGAATGGGATTCTCTAACGTCGGTTTGGGAATCGTTCACTCGATGGCTCACCCGCTGGGTGCTTTCTATGATACTCCTCACGGTGTGGCAAATGCTTTGCTGTTGCCTTACGTGATGGAATATAACGCTGAATCTCCGGCTGCTCCTAAGTATATCAATATTGCGAAAGCGATGGGCGTAGACACTGCCGAAATGAGTGAGGCGGAAGGTGTGAAGGCGGCTATTGAAGCTGTAAAAGCCCTTTCTCTCAGCATCGGTATCCCTCAGAAACTGCATGAAATCAATGTGAAGGAAGAAGATATTCCTGCATTGGCAGTAGCAGCTTTCAATGATGTTTGTACGGGTGGTAATCCTCGTCCTACTTCGGTAGAAGACATCGAGGCTCTGTATCATAAAGCTTTCTAA
- a CDS encoding AraC family transcriptional regulator encodes MTEDNSLGLEFKYLIVNDMDRKFGLWVNTVGYQSIPPDSPYPLKEHPSGYFFNAEKGRVLREYQLVYITKGRGLFSSDSTSEKQVCKGRLMVLFPGQWHTYRPLRQTGWTEYYIGFEGPAIDAIVDTSFLSPEQQILEVGINEELVSLFSRALAVAEADKISAQQYLSGIVLHMIGMILSVSKNKVFEMSDVDQKIEQAKIIMNENVSGNVDPEELAMRLNISYSWFRRVFKEYTGYAPAKYFQELKLRKAKQMLVGTSQSVKEISFFLGFQSTEYFFSFFKKRTGLTPLEYRSFGREE; translated from the coding sequence ATGACTGAGGACAATAGCTTAGGACTTGAATTCAAATATCTGATTGTAAATGACATGGACCGTAAGTTCGGTTTATGGGTCAATACTGTCGGCTATCAGTCTATCCCGCCCGATTCGCCTTACCCGTTGAAAGAGCATCCTTCCGGTTACTTCTTCAATGCGGAAAAAGGACGGGTACTCCGTGAATACCAGTTGGTTTATATCACCAAGGGTCGCGGTTTGTTTTCATCCGATTCCACTTCCGAAAAACAGGTTTGTAAAGGCAGGCTGATGGTATTGTTTCCCGGTCAGTGGCATACTTATCGTCCGTTGCGGCAGACAGGCTGGACGGAGTATTATATCGGTTTTGAGGGGCCGGCAATAGATGCCATTGTGGATACTTCTTTTTTATCACCTGAACAGCAGATATTAGAGGTGGGTATCAATGAAGAGCTGGTTTCATTGTTTTCCCGTGCCCTTGCAGTAGCCGAGGCGGACAAGATTTCGGCACAGCAATATCTATCCGGTATTGTGCTTCACATGATTGGCATGATTCTCTCTGTCTCTAAAAATAAGGTTTTTGAAATGAGTGACGTCGACCAGAAGATAGAGCAGGCAAAGATTATAATGAACGAGAATGTATCCGGTAATGTAGACCCGGAAGAACTGGCGATGCGGCTCAATATCAGTTATTCATGGTTCCGCCGTGTCTTTAAAGAATATACGGGTTATGCTCCCGCTAAATATTTCCAGGAATTGAAACTCCGTAAGGCCAAGCAAATGCTGGTGGGTACTTCTCAATCGGTGAAAGAGATTTCTTTTTTCCTTGGTTTTCAGTCTACCGAATATTTCTTTTCTTTCTTTAAGAAGCGGACAGGACTTACTCCGTTGGAGTATCGTTCGTTTGGAAGGGAGGAATAA
- a CDS encoding RNA polymerase sigma-70 factor, which translates to MIPEKQHVDFEQIYIAYFSRMKYFAQEYVLSDEDAENIVQDVFLELWERKEMLELPINIIAYLFTAIKNRCIDFLRRKILIRDIEDKLQEEYRLTLQVKYYSLEHFDLDILEEKSIEQILSKAIDALPEKCREIFIKNKIEGKKQKEIAAELNISVNTVETQMGIAYKKLKTELKDYFPLFLFLLYL; encoded by the coding sequence ATGATACCAGAAAAACAACATGTTGACTTTGAGCAGATTTATATTGCTTATTTTTCCAGAATGAAATACTTTGCCCAAGAGTATGTTCTTTCGGATGAAGACGCTGAAAACATAGTGCAAGATGTTTTCCTTGAACTTTGGGAGCGAAAAGAAATGCTGGAACTGCCGATTAATATTATTGCTTACCTTTTCACTGCTATAAAGAATCGGTGCATTGATTTCTTACGCCGGAAAATATTAATAAGAGATATTGAAGATAAACTACAAGAAGAATACCGTCTTACTTTACAAGTGAAGTACTACTCGCTGGAGCATTTTGATTTGGATATTCTGGAGGAAAAAAGTATAGAACAAATTTTATCTAAGGCTATTGATGCACTACCCGAAAAATGTAGGGAGATTTTTATAAAAAATAAAATTGAAGGTAAAAAGCAAAAAGAAATTGCTGCGGAATTAAACATATCTGTTAATACAGTTGAAACCCAAATGGGTATCGCTTACAAGAAACTTAAAACTGAACTGAAAGACTATTTTCCTCTCTTCCTTTTTCTACTTTATTTGTGA
- a CDS encoding FecR family protein yields the protein MDERILKYFQNELDIAERLKLLREIEKDDILKKQFSEYQNIRALMNLSSYMENVEEGKVKYSHFTQWVLNRKRHQYLFKLMKYAAAVVLLIVSTCWLTLWTSSRLSNDNLIAETNTLYVPAGQRACITLQDGSVVWLNAQSTLIYPSHFWGTERKVQIIGEAFFEIAKNEKKPFYVVAQNVEMRVLGTKFNVYSYPETGLTRTSLIEGAVQVSCDDGREKVILKPNEQVTVRNGQMTVDLIEFPDALLWKEGIYSFNNERLIDITKKLELYYDVKIVVSSQQLRNIRYTCKFRQRDGIDEILKVIQQIHHFKINKDKEKNTFTLN from the coding sequence ATGGACGAACGGATATTAAAATATTTTCAAAACGAGTTGGATATCGCTGAAAGATTAAAACTTCTGCGAGAAATAGAGAAAGATGATATTTTAAAAAAACAATTTAGTGAGTATCAAAACATACGTGCTTTGATGAACTTGTCTTCGTACATGGAGAATGTTGAAGAGGGGAAGGTTAAATACAGTCATTTTACACAATGGGTTTTAAACAGAAAACGTCATCAATACCTGTTTAAGTTAATGAAATATGCAGCAGCAGTTGTATTATTGATTGTTTCTACATGTTGGCTGACATTATGGACCTCTTCAAGATTGAGTAATGATAATCTTATAGCAGAAACAAATACACTGTATGTACCGGCAGGACAACGTGCCTGTATCACTCTTCAAGACGGAAGTGTCGTTTGGCTTAACGCACAGTCTACTTTAATTTACCCTTCACATTTCTGGGGAACGGAGCGCAAGGTTCAGATTATAGGAGAAGCCTTTTTTGAGATAGCTAAGAATGAAAAGAAACCATTCTATGTAGTTGCTCAAAATGTAGAGATGCGAGTGCTGGGTACTAAATTTAATGTATATAGCTATCCTGAAACGGGATTAACCCGAACGAGTTTGATTGAAGGAGCGGTACAGGTGAGCTGTGACGATGGTAGAGAAAAAGTAATTTTGAAACCTAATGAACAGGTAACAGTAAGAAATGGACAAATGACTGTTGATCTGATAGAATTTCCTGATGCTTTACTTTGGAAGGAGGGAATATATAGTTTTAATAATGAACGTCTGATTGATATAACCAAGAAGCTCGAATTGTATTATGATGTAAAGATAGTTGTTTCTAGTCAACAGTTGAGAAATATCAGATATACTTGTAAATTCAGGCAGAGAGATGGCATTGATGAGATACTGAAAGTTATACAGCAGATTCACCATTTTAAGATAAACAAAGATAAAGAGAAGAATACTTTTACATTAAACTAA